The following are from one region of the Syngnathus acus chromosome 10, fSynAcu1.2, whole genome shotgun sequence genome:
- the LOC119129384 gene encoding uncharacterized protein LOC119129384 isoform X7 — protein MSAMMSAEPEEGVKGGREDIIQRRPSIVMLQNMLKKIPQSSTINQQQSVASTNPFYSYHLESENKYGGVEDDRQKAWQQARGHGDFVPLPEFQRSPLDWQGNGVTVSEAQKDLTQNSFNYMSNSFLSSGPADEQHRNVTPSSAESPPENFFKSLQSKSLQDLLQDSSEDFNLEALSSGKVSDNPRGVLPDPFRPSPNTPEDLFVSPAENPFYSASSTASHLFQANGDKLSYSGLSGSDLDVFSPSSNISSPIAKELFRDGSSTSEQFGATTPDGGKNFFTTLGDGGLAKSDLSEGTLLSKYSDAGHDVVLTTPQGSKHKILQPTPFSQARNRSVSSDTSPTEPKHMTLTRRPPKPLPRSRPTNLGKPPVPDKSTKPAFVSEPELSGPPKPPPKPSKALPVSVIGAVGEPQGKKEDFEVFEDILLIGQEKCVEDWPEDSPQLHPDFKPSGKLRLRRESLKLKMDSEEAATGDVQDDAGVQVKRKDKKFLLLSRRNSKDKLPDDVKDGRSWTLPSQGKASKDNFYEMNLPVKREDGEQSWSEGKKKPLKTEVNLLFRRASTSLVQHHPSKDDGDDLKKRMNMKEYTLRWHSQEAMFDKGEEDEAARAQLDVADTYSGSKGKKKLKMKFGPQKGFSSSQEEQPQGAYGYTPHKDSKDREDPFFGGADMWQEHNFEDEEEIKSLPSNNQGEVPAFLSKQNRFPAEQLDYEAPNATDDFTAKKKKFKAPVPLPRKSKPSYSSPASGEPLAFGHAAVAQASWQAGNSTDEDDVSLSGRQHGDPVVDYNYRQDELGLHKRQKKGKHKVFRKHKSKNKAWEGPVEDVAVNHLSEAAQAEWLAAQKDERMAAGLEDGEGEGDGDTDSLMEWWHTVKKWDEVPSDEDTKQPDESQSFTVLADKVNRGLRVFNKIFTERAEIFWQHVMKLHALADHLSAFHQKAKAAGITGSTTAAVGGVTAIAGLALAPFTFGASLIVTAVGVGVATAGGITSASATISDNVNHMQERKKVEAVLQEYESDFRILAEILHFVNHGLYKLRGHPFLRSGTQHYSEDWEVRKAVQMISLVDSPVLRAMDVTDAILQLLQGLQSGMDKYFRDNKNLKRAFKKEVVARIKEAANVLNDGVVELNAIREELQKAIGNF, from the exons ATGAGTGCCATGATGAGCGCG GAGCCCGAGGAGGGGGTGAAGGGCGGTCGGGAGGACATCATCCAAAGACGACCC AGTATTGTGATGCTGCAAAACATGCTCAAGAAAATCCCCCAAAGCTCAACCATCAATCAGCAGCAG TCTGTGGCCAGCACTAACCCCTTTTATTCCTATCACTTG GAATCCGAGAACAAGTACGGCGGAGTCGAGGATGATAGACAGAAAGCGTGGCAGCAAGCGCGAGGCCATGGCGACTTTGTTCCTCTGCCTGAATTCCAACGTTCTCCTTTGGATTGGCAAGGAAATGGCGTCACAGTTTCTGAAGCTCAGAAGGACTTGACCCAGAATAGCTTCAACTATATGTCGAACAGCTTTTTGTCAAGCGGGCCTGCTGACGAGCAACATCGCAACGTAACCCCGAGCTCAGCGGAAAGCCCTCCTGAGAACTTCTTCAAGAGCTTGCAGTCAAAGAGCCTGCAGGACCTTTTGCAAGATTCCTCTGAGGATTTTAACCTCGAGGCACTTTCATCGGGAAAAGTCTCGGATAACCCTCGCGGTGTCTTACCGGATCCCTTTCGGCCTTCTCCCAACACGCCGGAGGATCTGTTTGTCTCTCCAGCGGAGAATCCGTTTTATTCTGCCTCGAGCACCGCATCACATTTGTTTCAGGCAAATGGAGACAAACTGTCTTATTCCGGATTATCTGGTTCTGATCTGGATGTGTTCTCCCCTTCTTCAAACATCTCGAGCCCAATAGCGAAGGAGCTATTCCGTGACGGCAGCAGCACGAGCGAGCAGTTTGGTGCAACGACGCCCGACGGCGGCAAGAACTTTTTCACAACGCTTGGCGATGGCGGGTTGGCCAAATCGGACCTCTCGGAAGGGACGCTCCTATCCAAGTATTCCGATGCGGGACATGACGTTGTGCTCACCACTCCTCAAGgaagcaaacacaaaatccTCCAGCCGACCCCCTTTAGTCAGGCCCGCAATCGGAGCGTGTCGTCAGACACGTCTCCGACCGAGCCGAAGCAC ATGACGCTCACCAGGCGCCCACCAAAGCCGCTTCCTCGTTCCAGACCTACCAATTTGGGGAAGCCCCCCGTTCCGGACAAGTCCACCAAGCCGGCCTTTGTG TCGGAGCCCGAACTCAGCGGGCCACCGAAGCCTCCTCCAAAACCGTCAAAAGCTCTCCCTGTTTCGGTCATCGGTGCCGTAGGCGAGCCTCAG GGCAAGAAAGAGGACTTTGAAGTCTTTGAGGACATCCTGCTGATTGGACAG GAAAAGTGCGTAGAAGACTGGCCAGAAGACAGTCCTCAACTCCACCCCGACTTCAAACCG TCCGGAAAACTTCGACTCCGCCGCGAATCCCTCAAG CTCAAGATGGACTCTGAGGAAGCAGCAACAGGAGACGTTCAGGATGACGCCGGAGTGCAAGTCAAG AGGAAGGACAAGAAGTTTTTGCTGTTGTCCAGAAGAAACTCAAAG GACAAACTACCTGATGATGTGAAGGACGGCCGGAGCTGGACTTTACCCTCTCAGGGGAAGGCCTCAAAG GACAATTTCTACGAGATGAACTTACCAGTCAAGAGAGAAGATGGAGAGCAAAGTTGGTCTGAGGGCAAA AAAAAGCCTCTGAAGACAGAAGTCAACCTACTGTTCAGGCGGGCGTCAACCAGCCTCGTCCAGCACCATCCGAGCAAG GACGATGGCGACGACCTAAAGAAAAGGATGAACATGAAAGAATACACTCTGAGATGGCACTCTCAG GAAGCCATGTTTGATAAAGGTGAGGAAGATGAGGCGGCGCGAGCGCAGCTGGACGTGGCCGACACCTACTCCGGCAGC aaaggcaaaaagaagCTCAAGATGAAGTTTGGCCCTCAAAAAGGATTTAGCAGTTCTCAGGAAGAGCAGCCCCAGGGCGCATATGGGTACACCCCCCACAAGGACTCAAAG GACAGAGAAGATCCGTTTTTTGGTGGCGCGGACATGTGGCAG GAGCACAACtttgaagatgaggaggagatAAAAAGTCTGCCTTCCAACAACCAG gGGGAGGTGCCTgcctttctttccaaacaaaaCCGATTCCCAGCAGAGCAGCTGGATTACGAAGCGCCGAATGCGACGGATGACTTCACAGCG aaaaagaagaagttcAAGGCCCCGGTCCCGTTGCCGCGTAAATCGAAGCCCAGCTACAGTTCACCTGCATCGGGCGAGCCGTTGGCGTTTGGCCACGCTGCTGTCGCGCAGGCGTCCTGG CAGGCGGGCAACTCGACAGATGAGGACGACGTCTCCTTGAGCGGAAGACAACACGGGGATCCCGTCGTGGACTACAACTACAGACAGGATGAGCTGGGCCTTCACAAACGG CAGAAAAAAGGGAAGCACAAAGTCTTCCGAAAGCACAAATCAAAG AACAAAGCGTGGGAAGGTCCGGTCGAGGATGTGGCAGTCAACCACCTGTCGGAGGCAGCGCAG GCCGAGTGGTTGGCGGCACAGAAGGATGAGCGCATGGCGGCGGGACTGGAGGACGGCGAGGGCGAAGGCGACGGG GACACGGACAGCTTGATGGAGTGGTGGCACACAGTAAAAA AGTGGGATGAGGTGCCGTCGGACGAAGACACCAAACAGCCTGACGAATCCCA GTCCTTCACCGTTTTGGCCGACAAGGTGAACCGAGGCCTGCGCGTGTTCAACAAGATTTTCACGGAACGCGCCGAGATCTTCTGGCAGCACGTGATGAAGCTCCACGCCCTCGCCGACCACCTCAGCGCCTTCCACCAGAAAGCCAAAGCGGCCGGTATCACGGGCAGCACCACGGCGGCCGTCGGGGGCGTGACAGCCATCGCCGGCCTGGCCCTGGCCCCGTTCACCTTTGGCGCCTCGCTCATTGTCACGGCAGTCGGGGTGGGTGTGGCCACCGCCGGAGGGATCACTTCCGCCTCTGCCACCATCTCGGATAACGTCAACCACATGCAGGAGCGCAAGAAG GTGGAGGCGGTGCTGCAGGAGTACGAGTCGGACTTTCGTATCTTGGCCGAGATCCTTCACTTTGTCAACCACGGCTTGTACAAACTGCGCGGTCATCCTTTCCTCCGCTCCGGCACGCAGCATTATTCTGAGGACTGGGAGGTGCGCAAGGCGGTGCAGATGATCAGCTTGGTGGACTCGCCCGTCTTGCGAGCCATGGATGTGACGGACGCCATCTTACAGCTGCTCCAAGGACTTCAAAGCGGCATGGACAAGTACTTCAGGGACAACAAGAACTTGAAAAGAGCCTTCAAGAAGGAAGTGGTAGCTCGTATCAAAGAGGCAGCCAACGTGCTGAATGACGGCGTAGTTGAGCTCAACGCCATCAGGGAGGAGCTCCAGAAGGCCATCGGGAACTTTTAA
- the LOC119129384 gene encoding uncharacterized protein LOC119129384 isoform X5, translating into MSAMMSAEPEEGVKGGREDIIQRRPSIVMLQNMLKKIPQSSTINQQQDAAANVTTDNELTQNGAHQSNPQSVASTNPFYSYHLESENKYGGVEDDRQKAWQQARGHGDFVPLPEFQRSPLDWQGNGVTVSEAQKDLTQNSFNYMSNSFLSSGPADEQHRNVTPSSAESPPENFFKSLQSKSLQDLLQDSSEDFNLEALSSGKVSDNPRGVLPDPFRPSPNTPEDLFVSPAENPFYSASSTASHLFQANGDKLSYSGLSGSDLDVFSPSSNISSPIAKELFRDGSSTSEQFGATTPDGGKNFFTTLGDGGLAKSDLSEGTLLSKYSDAGHDVVLTTPQGSKHKILQPTPFSQARNRSVSSDTSPTEPKHMTLTRRPPKPLPRSRPTNLGKPPVPDKSTKPAFVSEPELSGPPKPPPKPSKALPVSVIGAVGEPQGKKEDFEVFEDILLIGQEKCVEDWPEDSPQLHPDFKPSGKLRLRRESLKLKMDSEEAATGDVQDDAGVQVKRKDKKFLLLSRRNSKDKLPDDVKDGRSWTLPSQGKASKDNFYEMNLPVKREDGEQSWSEGKKKPLKTEVNLLFRRASTSLVQHHPSKDDGDDLKKRMNMKEYTLRWHSQEAMFDKGEEDEAARAQLDVADTYSGSKGKKKLKMKFGPQKGFSSSQEEQPQGAYGYTPHKDSKDREDPFFGGADMWQEHNFEDEEEIKSLPSNNQGEVPAFLSKQNRFPAEQLDYEAPNATDDFTAKKKKFKAPVPLPRKSKPSYSSPASGEPLAFGHAAVAQASWQAGNSTDEDDVSLSGRQHGDPVVDYNYRQDELGLHKRQKKGKHKVFRKHKSKNKAWEGPVEDVAVNHLSEAAQAEWLAAQKDERMAAGLEDGEGEGDGDTDSLMEWWHTVKKWDEVPSDEDTKQPDESQSFTVLADKVNRGLRVFNKIFTERAEIFWQHVMKLHALADHLSAFHQKAKAAGITGSTTAAVGGVTAIAGLALAPFTFGASLIVTAVGVGVATAGGITSASATISDNVNHMQERKKVEAVLQEYESDFRILAEILHFVNHGLYKLRGHPFLRSGTQHYSEDWEVRKAVQMISLVDSPVLRAMDVTDAILQLLQGLQSGMDKYFRDNKNLKRAFKKEVVARIKEAANVLNDGVVELNAIREELQKAIGNF; encoded by the exons ATGAGTGCCATGATGAGCGCG GAGCCCGAGGAGGGGGTGAAGGGCGGTCGGGAGGACATCATCCAAAGACGACCC AGTATTGTGATGCTGCAAAACATGCTCAAGAAAATCCCCCAAAGCTCAACCATCAATCAGCAGCAG gACGCCGCAGCGAACGTGACCACTGACAATGAGCTGACACAG AATGGAGCACACCAGTCGAACCCTCAG TCTGTGGCCAGCACTAACCCCTTTTATTCCTATCACTTG GAATCCGAGAACAAGTACGGCGGAGTCGAGGATGATAGACAGAAAGCGTGGCAGCAAGCGCGAGGCCATGGCGACTTTGTTCCTCTGCCTGAATTCCAACGTTCTCCTTTGGATTGGCAAGGAAATGGCGTCACAGTTTCTGAAGCTCAGAAGGACTTGACCCAGAATAGCTTCAACTATATGTCGAACAGCTTTTTGTCAAGCGGGCCTGCTGACGAGCAACATCGCAACGTAACCCCGAGCTCAGCGGAAAGCCCTCCTGAGAACTTCTTCAAGAGCTTGCAGTCAAAGAGCCTGCAGGACCTTTTGCAAGATTCCTCTGAGGATTTTAACCTCGAGGCACTTTCATCGGGAAAAGTCTCGGATAACCCTCGCGGTGTCTTACCGGATCCCTTTCGGCCTTCTCCCAACACGCCGGAGGATCTGTTTGTCTCTCCAGCGGAGAATCCGTTTTATTCTGCCTCGAGCACCGCATCACATTTGTTTCAGGCAAATGGAGACAAACTGTCTTATTCCGGATTATCTGGTTCTGATCTGGATGTGTTCTCCCCTTCTTCAAACATCTCGAGCCCAATAGCGAAGGAGCTATTCCGTGACGGCAGCAGCACGAGCGAGCAGTTTGGTGCAACGACGCCCGACGGCGGCAAGAACTTTTTCACAACGCTTGGCGATGGCGGGTTGGCCAAATCGGACCTCTCGGAAGGGACGCTCCTATCCAAGTATTCCGATGCGGGACATGACGTTGTGCTCACCACTCCTCAAGgaagcaaacacaaaatccTCCAGCCGACCCCCTTTAGTCAGGCCCGCAATCGGAGCGTGTCGTCAGACACGTCTCCGACCGAGCCGAAGCAC ATGACGCTCACCAGGCGCCCACCAAAGCCGCTTCCTCGTTCCAGACCTACCAATTTGGGGAAGCCCCCCGTTCCGGACAAGTCCACCAAGCCGGCCTTTGTG TCGGAGCCCGAACTCAGCGGGCCACCGAAGCCTCCTCCAAAACCGTCAAAAGCTCTCCCTGTTTCGGTCATCGGTGCCGTAGGCGAGCCTCAG GGCAAGAAAGAGGACTTTGAAGTCTTTGAGGACATCCTGCTGATTGGACAG GAAAAGTGCGTAGAAGACTGGCCAGAAGACAGTCCTCAACTCCACCCCGACTTCAAACCG TCCGGAAAACTTCGACTCCGCCGCGAATCCCTCAAG CTCAAGATGGACTCTGAGGAAGCAGCAACAGGAGACGTTCAGGATGACGCCGGAGTGCAAGTCAAG AGGAAGGACAAGAAGTTTTTGCTGTTGTCCAGAAGAAACTCAAAG GACAAACTACCTGATGATGTGAAGGACGGCCGGAGCTGGACTTTACCCTCTCAGGGGAAGGCCTCAAAG GACAATTTCTACGAGATGAACTTACCAGTCAAGAGAGAAGATGGAGAGCAAAGTTGGTCTGAGGGCAAA AAAAAGCCTCTGAAGACAGAAGTCAACCTACTGTTCAGGCGGGCGTCAACCAGCCTCGTCCAGCACCATCCGAGCAAG GACGATGGCGACGACCTAAAGAAAAGGATGAACATGAAAGAATACACTCTGAGATGGCACTCTCAG GAAGCCATGTTTGATAAAGGTGAGGAAGATGAGGCGGCGCGAGCGCAGCTGGACGTGGCCGACACCTACTCCGGCAGC aaaggcaaaaagaagCTCAAGATGAAGTTTGGCCCTCAAAAAGGATTTAGCAGTTCTCAGGAAGAGCAGCCCCAGGGCGCATATGGGTACACCCCCCACAAGGACTCAAAG GACAGAGAAGATCCGTTTTTTGGTGGCGCGGACATGTGGCAG GAGCACAACtttgaagatgaggaggagatAAAAAGTCTGCCTTCCAACAACCAG gGGGAGGTGCCTgcctttctttccaaacaaaaCCGATTCCCAGCAGAGCAGCTGGATTACGAAGCGCCGAATGCGACGGATGACTTCACAGCG aaaaagaagaagttcAAGGCCCCGGTCCCGTTGCCGCGTAAATCGAAGCCCAGCTACAGTTCACCTGCATCGGGCGAGCCGTTGGCGTTTGGCCACGCTGCTGTCGCGCAGGCGTCCTGG CAGGCGGGCAACTCGACAGATGAGGACGACGTCTCCTTGAGCGGAAGACAACACGGGGATCCCGTCGTGGACTACAACTACAGACAGGATGAGCTGGGCCTTCACAAACGG CAGAAAAAAGGGAAGCACAAAGTCTTCCGAAAGCACAAATCAAAG AACAAAGCGTGGGAAGGTCCGGTCGAGGATGTGGCAGTCAACCACCTGTCGGAGGCAGCGCAG GCCGAGTGGTTGGCGGCACAGAAGGATGAGCGCATGGCGGCGGGACTGGAGGACGGCGAGGGCGAAGGCGACGGG GACACGGACAGCTTGATGGAGTGGTGGCACACAGTAAAAA AGTGGGATGAGGTGCCGTCGGACGAAGACACCAAACAGCCTGACGAATCCCA GTCCTTCACCGTTTTGGCCGACAAGGTGAACCGAGGCCTGCGCGTGTTCAACAAGATTTTCACGGAACGCGCCGAGATCTTCTGGCAGCACGTGATGAAGCTCCACGCCCTCGCCGACCACCTCAGCGCCTTCCACCAGAAAGCCAAAGCGGCCGGTATCACGGGCAGCACCACGGCGGCCGTCGGGGGCGTGACAGCCATCGCCGGCCTGGCCCTGGCCCCGTTCACCTTTGGCGCCTCGCTCATTGTCACGGCAGTCGGGGTGGGTGTGGCCACCGCCGGAGGGATCACTTCCGCCTCTGCCACCATCTCGGATAACGTCAACCACATGCAGGAGCGCAAGAAG GTGGAGGCGGTGCTGCAGGAGTACGAGTCGGACTTTCGTATCTTGGCCGAGATCCTTCACTTTGTCAACCACGGCTTGTACAAACTGCGCGGTCATCCTTTCCTCCGCTCCGGCACGCAGCATTATTCTGAGGACTGGGAGGTGCGCAAGGCGGTGCAGATGATCAGCTTGGTGGACTCGCCCGTCTTGCGAGCCATGGATGTGACGGACGCCATCTTACAGCTGCTCCAAGGACTTCAAAGCGGCATGGACAAGTACTTCAGGGACAACAAGAACTTGAAAAGAGCCTTCAAGAAGGAAGTGGTAGCTCGTATCAAAGAGGCAGCCAACGTGCTGAATGACGGCGTAGTTGAGCTCAACGCCATCAGGGAGGAGCTCCAGAAGGCCATCGGGAACTTTTAA
- the LOC119129384 gene encoding uncharacterized protein LOC119129384 isoform X3: MSAMMSAEPEEGVKGGREDIIQRRPSIVMLQNMLKKIPQSSTINQQQTVIAASSESSQLDGWRSNRDAAANVTTDNELTQNGAHQSNPQSVASTNPFYSYHLESENKYGGVEDDRQKAWQQARGHGDFVPLPEFQRSPLDWQGNGVTVSEAQKDLTQNSFNYMSNSFLSSGPADEQHRNVTPSSAESPPENFFKSLQSKSLQDLLQDSSEDFNLEALSSGKVSDNPRGVLPDPFRPSPNTPEDLFVSPAENPFYSASSTASHLFQANGDKLSYSGLSGSDLDVFSPSSNISSPIAKELFRDGSSTSEQFGATTPDGGKNFFTTLGDGGLAKSDLSEGTLLSKYSDAGHDVVLTTPQGSKHKILQPTPFSQARNRSVSSDTSPTEPKHMTLTRRPPKPLPRSRPTNLGKPPVPDKSTKPAFVSEPELSGPPKPPPKPSKALPVSVIGAVGEPQGKKEDFEVFEDILLIGQEKCVEDWPEDSPQLHPDFKPSGKLRLRRESLKLKMDSEEAATGDVQDDAGVQVKRKDKKFLLLSRRNSKDKLPDDVKDGRSWTLPSQGKASKDNFYEMNLPVKREDGEQSWSEGKKKPLKTEVNLLFRRASTSLVQHHPSKDDGDDLKKRMNMKEYTLRWHSQEAMFDKGEEDEAARAQLDVADTYSGSKGKKKLKMKFGPQKGFSSSQEEQPQGAYGYTPHKDSKDREDPFFGGADMWQEHNFEDEEEIKSLPSNNQVVPAFLSKQNRFPAEQLDYEAPNATDDFTAKKKKFKAPVPLPRKSKPSYSSPASGEPLAFGHAAVAQASWQAGNSTDEDDVSLSGRQHGDPVVDYNYRQDELGLHKRQKKGKHKVFRKHKSKNKAWEGPVEDVAVNHLSEAAQAEWLAAQKDERMAAGLEDGEGEGDGDTDSLMEWWHTVKKWDEVPSDEDTKQPDESQSFTVLADKVNRGLRVFNKIFTERAEIFWQHVMKLHALADHLSAFHQKAKAAGITGSTTAAVGGVTAIAGLALAPFTFGASLIVTAVGVGVATAGGITSASATISDNVNHMQERKKVEAVLQEYESDFRILAEILHFVNHGLYKLRGHPFLRSGTQHYSEDWEVRKAVQMISLVDSPVLRAMDVTDAILQLLQGLQSGMDKYFRDNKNLKRAFKKEVVARIKEAANVLNDGVVELNAIREELQKAIGNF, from the exons ATGAGTGCCATGATGAGCGCG GAGCCCGAGGAGGGGGTGAAGGGCGGTCGGGAGGACATCATCCAAAGACGACCC AGTATTGTGATGCTGCAAAACATGCTCAAGAAAATCCCCCAAAGCTCAACCATCAATCAGCAGCAG ACAGTCATAGCGGCATCCTCGGAATCCAGCCAGTTGGATGGCTGGAGAAGCAACCGA gACGCCGCAGCGAACGTGACCACTGACAATGAGCTGACACAG AATGGAGCACACCAGTCGAACCCTCAG TCTGTGGCCAGCACTAACCCCTTTTATTCCTATCACTTG GAATCCGAGAACAAGTACGGCGGAGTCGAGGATGATAGACAGAAAGCGTGGCAGCAAGCGCGAGGCCATGGCGACTTTGTTCCTCTGCCTGAATTCCAACGTTCTCCTTTGGATTGGCAAGGAAATGGCGTCACAGTTTCTGAAGCTCAGAAGGACTTGACCCAGAATAGCTTCAACTATATGTCGAACAGCTTTTTGTCAAGCGGGCCTGCTGACGAGCAACATCGCAACGTAACCCCGAGCTCAGCGGAAAGCCCTCCTGAGAACTTCTTCAAGAGCTTGCAGTCAAAGAGCCTGCAGGACCTTTTGCAAGATTCCTCTGAGGATTTTAACCTCGAGGCACTTTCATCGGGAAAAGTCTCGGATAACCCTCGCGGTGTCTTACCGGATCCCTTTCGGCCTTCTCCCAACACGCCGGAGGATCTGTTTGTCTCTCCAGCGGAGAATCCGTTTTATTCTGCCTCGAGCACCGCATCACATTTGTTTCAGGCAAATGGAGACAAACTGTCTTATTCCGGATTATCTGGTTCTGATCTGGATGTGTTCTCCCCTTCTTCAAACATCTCGAGCCCAATAGCGAAGGAGCTATTCCGTGACGGCAGCAGCACGAGCGAGCAGTTTGGTGCAACGACGCCCGACGGCGGCAAGAACTTTTTCACAACGCTTGGCGATGGCGGGTTGGCCAAATCGGACCTCTCGGAAGGGACGCTCCTATCCAAGTATTCCGATGCGGGACATGACGTTGTGCTCACCACTCCTCAAGgaagcaaacacaaaatccTCCAGCCGACCCCCTTTAGTCAGGCCCGCAATCGGAGCGTGTCGTCAGACACGTCTCCGACCGAGCCGAAGCAC ATGACGCTCACCAGGCGCCCACCAAAGCCGCTTCCTCGTTCCAGACCTACCAATTTGGGGAAGCCCCCCGTTCCGGACAAGTCCACCAAGCCGGCCTTTGTG TCGGAGCCCGAACTCAGCGGGCCACCGAAGCCTCCTCCAAAACCGTCAAAAGCTCTCCCTGTTTCGGTCATCGGTGCCGTAGGCGAGCCTCAG GGCAAGAAAGAGGACTTTGAAGTCTTTGAGGACATCCTGCTGATTGGACAG GAAAAGTGCGTAGAAGACTGGCCAGAAGACAGTCCTCAACTCCACCCCGACTTCAAACCG TCCGGAAAACTTCGACTCCGCCGCGAATCCCTCAAG CTCAAGATGGACTCTGAGGAAGCAGCAACAGGAGACGTTCAGGATGACGCCGGAGTGCAAGTCAAG AGGAAGGACAAGAAGTTTTTGCTGTTGTCCAGAAGAAACTCAAAG GACAAACTACCTGATGATGTGAAGGACGGCCGGAGCTGGACTTTACCCTCTCAGGGGAAGGCCTCAAAG GACAATTTCTACGAGATGAACTTACCAGTCAAGAGAGAAGATGGAGAGCAAAGTTGGTCTGAGGGCAAA AAAAAGCCTCTGAAGACAGAAGTCAACCTACTGTTCAGGCGGGCGTCAACCAGCCTCGTCCAGCACCATCCGAGCAAG GACGATGGCGACGACCTAAAGAAAAGGATGAACATGAAAGAATACACTCTGAGATGGCACTCTCAG GAAGCCATGTTTGATAAAGGTGAGGAAGATGAGGCGGCGCGAGCGCAGCTGGACGTGGCCGACACCTACTCCGGCAGC aaaggcaaaaagaagCTCAAGATGAAGTTTGGCCCTCAAAAAGGATTTAGCAGTTCTCAGGAAGAGCAGCCCCAGGGCGCATATGGGTACACCCCCCACAAGGACTCAAAG GACAGAGAAGATCCGTTTTTTGGTGGCGCGGACATGTGGCAG GAGCACAACtttgaagatgaggaggagatAAAAAGTCTGCCTTCCAACAACCAGGTA GTGCCTgcctttctttccaaacaaaaCCGATTCCCAGCAGAGCAGCTGGATTACGAAGCGCCGAATGCGACGGATGACTTCACAGCG aaaaagaagaagttcAAGGCCCCGGTCCCGTTGCCGCGTAAATCGAAGCCCAGCTACAGTTCACCTGCATCGGGCGAGCCGTTGGCGTTTGGCCACGCTGCTGTCGCGCAGGCGTCCTGG CAGGCGGGCAACTCGACAGATGAGGACGACGTCTCCTTGAGCGGAAGACAACACGGGGATCCCGTCGTGGACTACAACTACAGACAGGATGAGCTGGGCCTTCACAAACGG CAGAAAAAAGGGAAGCACAAAGTCTTCCGAAAGCACAAATCAAAG AACAAAGCGTGGGAAGGTCCGGTCGAGGATGTGGCAGTCAACCACCTGTCGGAGGCAGCGCAG GCCGAGTGGTTGGCGGCACAGAAGGATGAGCGCATGGCGGCGGGACTGGAGGACGGCGAGGGCGAAGGCGACGGG GACACGGACAGCTTGATGGAGTGGTGGCACACAGTAAAAA AGTGGGATGAGGTGCCGTCGGACGAAGACACCAAACAGCCTGACGAATCCCA GTCCTTCACCGTTTTGGCCGACAAGGTGAACCGAGGCCTGCGCGTGTTCAACAAGATTTTCACGGAACGCGCCGAGATCTTCTGGCAGCACGTGATGAAGCTCCACGCCCTCGCCGACCACCTCAGCGCCTTCCACCAGAAAGCCAAAGCGGCCGGTATCACGGGCAGCACCACGGCGGCCGTCGGGGGCGTGACAGCCATCGCCGGCCTGGCCCTGGCCCCGTTCACCTTTGGCGCCTCGCTCATTGTCACGGCAGTCGGGGTGGGTGTGGCCACCGCCGGAGGGATCACTTCCGCCTCTGCCACCATCTCGGATAACGTCAACCACATGCAGGAGCGCAAGAAG GTGGAGGCGGTGCTGCAGGAGTACGAGTCGGACTTTCGTATCTTGGCCGAGATCCTTCACTTTGTCAACCACGGCTTGTACAAACTGCGCGGTCATCCTTTCCTCCGCTCCGGCACGCAGCATTATTCTGAGGACTGGGAGGTGCGCAAGGCGGTGCAGATGATCAGCTTGGTGGACTCGCCCGTCTTGCGAGCCATGGATGTGACGGACGCCATCTTACAGCTGCTCCAAGGACTTCAAAGCGGCATGGACAAGTACTTCAGGGACAACAAGAACTTGAAAAGAGCCTTCAAGAAGGAAGTGGTAGCTCGTATCAAAGAGGCAGCCAACGTGCTGAATGACGGCGTAGTTGAGCTCAACGCCATCAGGGAGGAGCTCCAGAAGGCCATCGGGAACTTTTAA